Proteins encoded by one window of Nicotiana tabacum cultivar K326 chromosome 10, ASM71507v2, whole genome shotgun sequence:
- the LOC107817035 gene encoding uncharacterized protein LOC107817035, producing MALNRSACSPKVLKAVLGLMAISLAAYILGPPLYWHLMEGIAAASSSVTTCPPCNCDCNSEPFFFIPPGLSNASLTDCAKRDPDVGEDTEKNFADLLSEELKLREAEALENQRKADMALLEAKKLTSQYMKEADKCNSGMETCEEAREKAEIALLAQKKLTATWEMRARQKGWKEGAAKSHTQSQGNVQTM from the exons ATGGCGTTGAATCGATCAGCATGTAGTCCGAAGGTGTTGAAAGCAGTATTGGGTTTAATGGCAATAAGCTTAGCAGCCTATATTTTGGGTCCACCTTTGTATTGGCACTTAATGGAAGGCAtagctgctgcttcttcttcagttactACTTGCCCTCCTTGTAATTGTGATTGCAATTCTGAACCCTTCTTTTTCATTCCTCCAG GTTTGAGCAATGCTTCTTTGACAG ATTGTGCCAAGCGTGATCCAGATGTTGGTGAAGACACAGAAAAGAACTTTGCTGACTTGTTGTCTGAGGAACTTAAATTGCGAGAAGCTGAAGCCTTGGAAAATCAGCGGAAGGCTGACATGGCACTCCTTGAAGCAAAAAAGTTGACATCCCAATATATGAAAGAGGCAGACAAGTGCAATTCTGGAATGGAGACATGTGAAGAGGCAAGAGAAAAAGCTGAGATAGCTTTATTGGCACAAAAGAAACTCACTGCTACATGGGAGATGAGGGCACGCCAAAAAGGATGGAAAGAAGGGGCAGCCAAGTCTCACACTCAATCCCAGGGAAATGTACAGACTATGTAA